One window of the Betaproteobacteria bacterium genome contains the following:
- a CDS encoding extracellular solute-binding protein has product MKFKVFGVRAAAMMLMTCFAGQVLADTVTVITSFPKELTEAYKKAYEAKYPSDKVEILNKNTAAGMAYVREQPVGNRPEVFWASAPDAFEVLSTQKLLQKVDSGNPNIPAKVGSYPINDPDGLYKGQALAGYGIMWNTRYTKANKLPDPKEWADLMAPVYFGHVAISSPSRSGTTHLTLETILQGEGWDKGWNQMLRIAGNCAAITERSFGVPDGVSNGQYGVGLVVDFFGLAPKNSGFPVEFVYPSVTAIVPANIALVAGAKNAEAGKRFVQFTLSEEGQALLLDKKISRLPVLPSMYAKAPAGYPNPFTGTIKAKVNFDSDLSETRYYVVSSMFDQIVTFRHKELAAATKAIHDADKRLGGKPNAQLEEARKLVFTPPVTEAQAKDKVLLALFKADKKDAAATSQKTKVEEEWAQKVKANYAKATELAAGAK; this is encoded by the coding sequence ATGAAATTCAAGGTATTTGGCGTCCGCGCCGCAGCGATGATGTTGATGACTTGCTTCGCTGGCCAAGTGCTGGCCGACACCGTCACCGTCATCACCTCATTCCCGAAGGAGCTGACCGAGGCCTACAAAAAAGCCTATGAGGCCAAGTACCCGAGCGACAAGGTCGAAATCCTCAACAAGAACACGGCGGCGGGCATGGCGTACGTACGCGAGCAGCCGGTCGGCAACCGCCCCGAAGTGTTCTGGGCATCTGCCCCGGACGCGTTTGAAGTACTGTCCACGCAGAAGCTTCTGCAAAAAGTCGATAGCGGCAACCCGAATATTCCCGCCAAGGTCGGCAGCTATCCGATCAACGATCCGGACGGATTGTACAAAGGTCAGGCGCTGGCGGGCTACGGCATCATGTGGAATACGCGCTACACCAAGGCCAACAAATTGCCCGACCCGAAAGAATGGGCTGACCTGATGGCGCCGGTGTATTTCGGTCATGTCGCGATCTCGTCGCCGTCGCGTTCCGGCACCACTCACCTGACGCTGGAAACCATCCTGCAAGGCGAAGGGTGGGACAAGGGCTGGAACCAGATGCTGCGCATTGCGGGCAATTGCGCGGCGATCACGGAACGCAGCTTCGGCGTGCCGGATGGCGTCTCCAACGGCCAGTACGGTGTCGGTCTGGTGGTGGATTTCTTCGGGCTGGCGCCGAAAAATTCCGGCTTTCCGGTTGAATTTGTCTACCCCAGCGTGACCGCAATTGTTCCCGCCAACATCGCGCTGGTCGCGGGCGCAAAAAATGCCGAAGCCGGCAAGCGCTTTGTGCAGTTCACGCTTTCCGAAGAAGGTCAGGCATTATTGCTCGACAAGAAGATCAGTCGCCTGCCGGTGCTGCCGTCGATGTACGCCAAGGCGCCGGCCGGTTACCCGAACCCGTTCACCGGCACCATTAAGGCGAAGGTGAATTTCGACTCGGATTTGTCGGAGACGCGATACTACGTGGTGTCATCGATGTTCGACCAGATCGTGACTTTCCGCCACAAGGAGCTTGCAGCGGCCACCAAGGCCATTCACGACGCGGACAAGCGCCTTGGCGGCAAGCCCAACGCACAACTCGAGGAGGCCCGGAAACTGGTGTTCACGCCGCCGGTCACGGAGGCCCAGGCGAAAGACAAAGTCCTGCTGGCCTTGTTCAAAGCCGACAAAAAGGATGCCGCCGCTACGTCGCAGAAAACCAAAGTCGAAGAGGAATGGGCGCAGAAAGTGAAGGCCAACTACGCAAAGGCCACCGAACTGGCCGCGGGCGCCAAGTAG